The Canis lupus dingo isolate Sandy chromosome 8, ASM325472v2, whole genome shotgun sequence genome has a segment encoding these proteins:
- the WDR20 gene encoding WD repeat-containing protein 20 isoform X14, with product MATEGGGKEMNEIKTQFTTREGLYKLLPHSEYSRPNRVPFNSQGSNPVRVSFVNLNDQSGNGDRLCFNVGRELYFYIYKGVRKTIP from the coding sequence ATGGCgacggagggaggagggaaggagatgaaCGAGATTAAGACCCAATTCACCACTCGGGAAGGTCTGTACAAGCTGCTGCCGCACTCGGAGTACAGCCGGCCCAACCGGGTGCCCTTCAACTCGCAGGGATCCAACCCCGTCCGCGTCTCCTTCGTAAACCTCAACGACCAGTCCGGCAACGGCGACCGCCTCTGCTTCAATGTGGGCCGGGAGCTCTACTTCTATATCTACAAGGGGGTCCGCAAG
- the WDR20 gene encoding WD repeat-containing protein 20 isoform X13 yields the protein MATEGGGKEMNEIKTQFTTREGLYKLLPHSEYSRPNRVPFNSQGSNPVRVSFVNLNDQSGNGDRLCFNVGRELYFYIYKGVRKMASSWHA from the coding sequence ATGGCgacggagggaggagggaaggagatgaaCGAGATTAAGACCCAATTCACCACTCGGGAAGGTCTGTACAAGCTGCTGCCGCACTCGGAGTACAGCCGGCCCAACCGGGTGCCCTTCAACTCGCAGGGATCCAACCCCGTCCGCGTCTCCTTCGTAAACCTCAACGACCAGTCCGGCAACGGCGACCGCCTCTGCTTCAATGTGGGCCGGGAGCTCTACTTCTATATCTACAAGGGGGTCCGCAAG
- the WDR20 gene encoding WD repeat-containing protein 20 isoform X11, whose product MATEGGGKEMNEIKTQFTTREGLYKLLPHSEYSRPNRVPFNSQGSNPVRVSFVNLNDQSGNGDRLCFNVGRELYFYIYKGVRKENEAQLNLKSCHSEKGLIKLLIARMPYPPSISRSAPAFCHLLSHRILIAFL is encoded by the exons ATGGCgacggagggaggagggaaggagatgaaCGAGATTAAGACCCAATTCACCACTCGGGAAGGTCTGTACAAGCTGCTGCCGCACTCGGAGTACAGCCGGCCCAACCGGGTGCCCTTCAACTCGCAGGGATCCAACCCCGTCCGCGTCTCCTTCGTAAACCTCAACGACCAGTCCGGCAACGGCGACCGCCTCTGCTTCAATGTGGGCCGGGAGCTCTACTTCTATATCTACAAGGGGGTCCGCAAG GAAAATGAAGCACAACTGAATCTAAAGAGCTGTCATAGTGAGAAGGGACTGATCAAGCTTTTGATCGCACGGATGCCATATCCTCCAAGCATTTCAAGATCTGCCCCAGCATTTTGCCATTTATTATCTCATCGAATCTTGATAGCATTCCTGTGA